CATTATTTAGTTGTCAAGGACTTCTTTATACTTTTTTTAGATTTTCTCGTCATCCATGCTGCCGCAAAAATACAGGCGGGCACATTCCGCCCATATTTTTGCGGCATTTACAGCTCATCGTATTCACTTTTGTACAACACAATCCCGCCGGTTTTCCTTGTTTTTACAAGGTCTATGACCCGCTGGTTTGCGCTTCCGCGGTACTGCAGCGTCAGATCCCGCTGCTCCAGAATAAAGGGACCGTCCACCAGGATATCCGCCAGCTCCAGAAGGCGCGCTACGCCCTCCTGCTGCATTTTCAGAAGCTGTTCGTAAAGATAACCGGTATAAATCATCAGGTGCTTTCCGCGCGCCTTTATTTCCTCCGCAAGGGGAACCAGCGCCGCTGCCTGCACAAACGGTTCGCCGCCGGAGAAGGTGACGCCGGACAGAAGCGGGTTACCAAAAATCTGCTCCAGGATCGCACCGGTGTCCGCCAGGCGCCCGCCCTCCGGATCATGGGTCTGCGGATTATGACAGCCCGGACAGTGGTGCGGGCAGCCCTGCGTAAAAATTACGTAGCGGATGCCGGGACCGTCCACAATGGAATCCTGCACGGTTCCGGCAATCCTCAGCGGCTCAGGACAGGCTGTGTTTAACACGGTCTCTTTCCTCCGCGCGCTTCGCGTTATTGAAGCGGTCCGTGGTTCCCACCAGATATCCGGTAATCCGGCGGATACGGTCAAATTTTACGTTTTCTCCTACTTTTCCATTTTCTGCAAGCAATTTTCCTGTCATAGTATTCCCTCCTGAAATTATATTGCTATTTGCTATTATTTATTTCGTTTACAGCGGCAGATTATGTCACGGCAGCCCGGATACGCCGTTCTGCCGCATCTGCCGTTACTGTCCGTTCCGGCGGCACGCGCCGGGCGCGTCAGTGATTCGCATCCAGGTACACCGGGATATCCGGATATTTTTTGCGCAGCTCGTTCAGTCTGATAAGCGGAACCGCCTCGCCCTCCCGGCGTCCGCACCTCGGACACACATCATCGATAACGCCCGTGTAGCCGCATACCGGGTCCCTGTCCACCGGATGGTTGACAGAGCCGTAGCCAATGCCGCACTCCTTCATAAAACGGATGACCGACTCAAACGCCTCCGGGTTTTTCGCCGTATCTCCGTCCAGCTCCACATAGCTGATGTGTCCCGCGTTGGTCAGCGCATGATAGGGCGCTTCGATGCGGATTTTCTCAAACGCGCTGATGGGATAATAAACCGGCACATGGAAGGAGTTGGTATAATACTCCCTGTCCGTAACGCCCGGAATGCTTCCGAACCGCTGCCGGTCAATCCGGACAAATCTGCCGGATAATCCCTCCGCCGGAGTTGCCAGAAGCGTAAAGTTCAGACCGGTCTCCTCCGACTTTTTATCCACAAAATCCCGCATGTGGGAGATAATTTCATAGCCCAGCTTCCGGCTCTCCTCACTCTCCCCGTGGTGTTTGCCGGTCAGCGCCACCAGCGCTTCCGCCAGTCCGATAAATCCGATGCTCAGGGTTCCGTTTTTCAGAACCTCGCCCACCTCATCATCAATGCCCAGCTTCTCCGAATCGATCCAGATGCCCTGTCCCATCAGGAACGGATAATTGCGCACCGTCTTTTTGCTCTGGATGCCGAACCGGTGCAGAAGCTGCCGGCAGCAGAGTTCCATCAGCTTATCCAGTCTCTCATAAAACGCCTGGATATCGCCCTTTGCCCAGATGCCCAGCCGCGGAAGATTTATCGACGTAAAGCTTAAATTTCCTCTTCCGCAGGTCACTTCCTTCTCCGGATTATAGCGGTTTCCCATAACGCGGGTCCGGCAGCCCATGTAGGCAATTTCCGTATTATAGTCGCCCTCTTTATAATACTGCAGATTAAAGGGCGCGTCAATAAAGCTGAAGTTCGGGAAAAGCCGCTTCGCCGACGTTTTGATGGCAAGGCGGAATAAATCGTAGTTCGGGTCTCCCGGATTGAAGTTGACGCCCTCCTTCACCTTGAAGATCTGCACCGGGAAAATCGCCGTCTCCCCGTTTCCCAGTCCTTTGTAAGTCACATCCAGCAGATTGCGTATCGCCATGCGCGCCTCCGGCCGGGTGCAGGTACCATAGTTGATGGAGCTGAAGGGCACCTGCGCGCCTGCTCTGGAATTCATCGTATTTAAGTTGTGAATCAGCGACTCCATCGCCTGATAGGTGAGCATATCCGTCTCCTTCATGGCGATGCGCACCGACGTCCGGTGCGCCCGGCGCACTTCCTCCTCCGACGGCGCGATTCCCAGGAAATCTTTTCCGGATTCCATCATCCAGCTTACAAACTGCACCTCATAGGTATCGATATTTGCCATGTCGATGCGATCCGGCATCACCTTCTTCAGCGCATCCCGGAAATCATCACCCAGCGCCTTCTCACAGTCGTAGGTAAGCCAGAAATACCGCTGGACGGCATCGTAATACTCCTTGCGGAAGGTGTACGCCACGCCGTCCGCCATAGCGTAATCAAAATTCGGAATCGACTGACCGCCGTGCATTTCGTTCTGGTTCGCCTGGATGGCGATACATGCCAGCGCCGCATAGCTGGCGATGGATTTCGGCGGGCGGATATACCCGTGTCCCGTGGAGAAGCCCTCCCGGAACAGCTTAATCAGATCAATCTGACAGCAGGTCTCCGTCAGCATATAAAAATCCTTGTCGTGGATGTGGATGTCCCCGTTGATATGCGCCGCCGCGATATCCTTCGGAAGGATGTAGTTGTCGATAAAATAGTTGGACCCCTCCGAACCGTATTTCAGCATCGTTCCCATCGAGGTATCCGCGTCAATATTGGCATTTTCGCGCTTCATGTCCGCGTCTGCCGCACTGACAAAGGTCAGCTCCCGGTAAATCTGCACCAGGTCCGCTTCCGTCTTGCGGACCTTGGTATGCTCCGCGCGGTAAAGAATGTACGCCT
This is a stretch of genomic DNA from Marvinbryantia formatexigens DSM 14469. It encodes these proteins:
- the nrdG gene encoding anaerobic ribonucleoside-triphosphate reductase activating protein yields the protein MLNTACPEPLRIAGTVQDSIVDGPGIRYVIFTQGCPHHCPGCHNPQTHDPEGGRLADTGAILEQIFGNPLLSGVTFSGGEPFVQAAALVPLAEEIKARGKHLMIYTGYLYEQLLKMQQEGVARLLELADILVDGPFILEQRDLTLQYRGSANQRVIDLVKTRKTGGIVLYKSEYDEL
- a CDS encoding anaerobic ribonucleoside triphosphate reductase gives rise to the protein MLENGVQSPDTIKKRNGRPVTFDRTKIENAIRKANDAAKVEAIAPCQFEKLVDEVIAFIPEGEVPDVEQVQDLVEERLIANGFAKTAKAYILYRAEHTKVRKTEADLVQIYRELTFVSAADADMKRENANIDADTSMGTMLKYGSEGSNYFIDNYILPKDIAAAHINGDIHIHDKDFYMLTETCCQIDLIKLFREGFSTGHGYIRPPKSIASYAALACIAIQANQNEMHGGQSIPNFDYAMADGVAYTFRKEYYDAVQRYFWLTYDCEKALGDDFRDALKKVMPDRIDMANIDTYEVQFVSWMMESGKDFLGIAPSEEEVRRAHRTSVRIAMKETDMLTYQAMESLIHNLNTMNSRAGAQVPFSSINYGTCTRPEARMAIRNLLDVTYKGLGNGETAIFPVQIFKVKEGVNFNPGDPNYDLFRLAIKTSAKRLFPNFSFIDAPFNLQYYKEGDYNTEIAYMGCRTRVMGNRYNPEKEVTCGRGNLSFTSINLPRLGIWAKGDIQAFYERLDKLMELCCRQLLHRFGIQSKKTVRNYPFLMGQGIWIDSEKLGIDDEVGEVLKNGTLSIGFIGLAEALVALTGKHHGESEESRKLGYEIISHMRDFVDKKSEETGLNFTLLATPAEGLSGRFVRIDRQRFGSIPGVTDREYYTNSFHVPVYYPISAFEKIRIEAPYHALTNAGHISYVELDGDTAKNPEAFESVIRFMKECGIGYGSVNHPVDRDPVCGYTGVIDDVCPRCGRREGEAVPLIRLNELRKKYPDIPVYLDANH
- the nrdD gene encoding anaerobic ribonucleoside-triphosphate reductase translates to MTGKLLAENGKVGENVKFDRIRRITGYLVGTTDRFNNAKRAEERDRVKHSLS